A window from Musa acuminata AAA Group cultivar baxijiao unplaced genomic scaffold, Cavendish_Baxijiao_AAA HiC_scaffold_1139, whole genome shotgun sequence encodes these proteins:
- the LOC103999718 gene encoding receptor-like protein kinase FERONIA isoform X1 has protein sequence MDLGFLFLDQSWSLMQLRSLLCASVAFSLLAATLVVVAVDNSTYYVPRDDILLNCGASGQASSFDGRSWTGDTGTRYAPSLNGGGSFDALHQDPSVSTVPYSTARVFTSPFTYRFPLSAGRKFIRLHFYPSDYSNHAVSDAFFSVTSGPYTLLHNFSSYLTADALNFAYLIREYSVNVSTGGLNLTFIPSTTHPNSYAFINGIEIVSIPDLFSSATPLLVDGDDGHIVYTIDPDQALETVYRLNVGGQAIPPIEDSGLFRSWDDDSPYIYGAAFGVTYSNDPNVTITYPTSVPSYIAPPDVYSTARSMGPNAQVNLNYNLTWILPVDAGFYYLVRLHFCEIQYPIVKINQRVFDVYLNNQTATEEADVIGWSGGIGIPVYRDYVVMTMGRGQMDLWVALHPDTLSKPEYYDSILNGLEVFKLQNSNNSLAGLNPGARSQLYVDPRDVRKGSAKHKSEVSVIVGVIGAFAVLLAVICLIGICKCQKNKKMKKGKGAVTSNGPYGLSPLSLYGNARSAVSAESNLCRYFSISGIKAATSDFDESTVGRLMVGS, from the coding sequence ATGGATTTAGGGTTCCTTTTCCTGGATCAGTCATGGTCTCTGATGCAGCTCCGTTCCCTTCTCTGTGCCTCCGTCGCCTTCTCGCTATTGGCGGCTACTTTGGTCGTCGTTGCTGTCGACAACTCCACCTATTACGTGCCAAGAGACGACATCCTCCTCAACTGCGGCGCCTCCGGCCAGGCATCTAGCTTCGACGGACGATCCTGGACCGGCGACACCGGAACCAGGTACGCCCCCTCCTTGAACGGCGGCGGCAGCTTCGATGCTCTACATCAAGATCCATCAGTCTCCACGGTCCCGTACTCGACCGCTCGGGTCTTCACTTCTCCCTTCACCTACCGCTTCCCTCTCAGCGCCGGCCGGAAATTTATCCGCCTCCATTTCTACCCTTCCGATTACTCCAACCATGCCGTTTCCGATGCCTTCTTCTCCGTCACATCTGGCCCTTACACCCTTCTTCACAACTTCAGCTCCTACCTAACTGCTGATGCCCTAAATTTCGCGTATCTAATCCGTGAATACTCCGTAAACGTCTCTACCGGCGGCCTAAACCTCACTTTCATTCCATCAACCACCCATCCCAACTCCTATGCCTTCATTAACGGTATCGAGATTGTATCAATCcccgacttgtttagctcagcaaCACCTTTGCTTGTCGATGGAGATGATGGTCATATTGTTTACACTATCGATCCCGACCAAGCTCTGGAGACAGTTTACCGGCTCAATGTGGGTGGGCAAGCAATTCCCCCCATCGAAGACTCCGGCTTGTTCCGCTCTTGGGACGACGACTCGCCTTACATTTATGGGGCTGCATTTGGTGTGACCTACTCCAATGATCCGAATGTTACCATCACATACCCGACCAGTGTTCCAAGTTACATTGCACCACCGGATGTCTACTCCACAGCAAGATCAATGGGTCCAAACGCacaggtgaacttgaactacaattTAACCTGGATTCTCCCGGTGGATGCTGGCTTCTATTACCTTGTCCGGCTACATTTCTGTGAGATCCAGTATCCGATAGTGAAGATAAACCAGAGAGTCTTTGACGTCTACCTTAATAACCAGACTGCAACAGAAGAAGCTGATGTCATTGGTTGGAGTGGCGGTATCGGTATCCCTGTGTACAGGGACTATGTGGTGATGACAATGGGAAGAGGACAGATGGATCTGTGGGTTGCGCTTCATCCAGATACACTCTCCAAACCGGAGTATTATGATTCCATCTTGAATGGGCTTGAGGTGTTCAAGTTGCAGAACAGTAATAACAGCCTGGCTGGTCTTAATCCAGGAGCACGCTCGCAGTTGTACGTCGATCCTAGAGATGTCAGGAAGGGGAGTGCAAAACACAAGAGTGAAGTTTCTGTTATTGTTGGAGTGATTGGAGCTTTTGCTGTTTTGCTCGCTGTTATTTGCCTGATTGGAATATGCAAATGCCAGAAGAATAAGAAGATGAAGAAAGGGAAGGGTGCAGTTACAAGCAATGGGCCTTATGGTTTGTCGCCTCTCTCCCTCTATGGCAACGCACGTTCAGCTGTGTCGGCCGAGTCTAACCTCTGCCGCTACTTCTCCATTTCAGGGATAAAAGCTGCCACAAGTGACTTTGATGAGTCTACCGTGGGGAGATTGATGGTGGGATCATAA
- the LOC103999718 gene encoding receptor-like protein kinase FERONIA isoform X2 — MQLRSLLCASVAFSLLAATLVVVAVDNSTYYVPRDDILLNCGASGQASSFDGRSWTGDTGTRYAPSLNGGGSFDALHQDPSVSTVPYSTARVFTSPFTYRFPLSAGRKFIRLHFYPSDYSNHAVSDAFFSVTSGPYTLLHNFSSYLTADALNFAYLIREYSVNVSTGGLNLTFIPSTTHPNSYAFINGIEIVSIPDLFSSATPLLVDGDDGHIVYTIDPDQALETVYRLNVGGQAIPPIEDSGLFRSWDDDSPYIYGAAFGVTYSNDPNVTITYPTSVPSYIAPPDVYSTARSMGPNAQVNLNYNLTWILPVDAGFYYLVRLHFCEIQYPIVKINQRVFDVYLNNQTATEEADVIGWSGGIGIPVYRDYVVMTMGRGQMDLWVALHPDTLSKPEYYDSILNGLEVFKLQNSNNSLAGLNPGARSQLYVDPRDVRKGSAKHKSEVSVIVGVIGAFAVLLAVICLIGICKCQKNKKMKKGKGAVTSNGPYGLSPLSLYGNARSAVSAESNLCRYFSISGIKAATSDFDESTVGRLMVGS, encoded by the coding sequence ATGCAGCTCCGTTCCCTTCTCTGTGCCTCCGTCGCCTTCTCGCTATTGGCGGCTACTTTGGTCGTCGTTGCTGTCGACAACTCCACCTATTACGTGCCAAGAGACGACATCCTCCTCAACTGCGGCGCCTCCGGCCAGGCATCTAGCTTCGACGGACGATCCTGGACCGGCGACACCGGAACCAGGTACGCCCCCTCCTTGAACGGCGGCGGCAGCTTCGATGCTCTACATCAAGATCCATCAGTCTCCACGGTCCCGTACTCGACCGCTCGGGTCTTCACTTCTCCCTTCACCTACCGCTTCCCTCTCAGCGCCGGCCGGAAATTTATCCGCCTCCATTTCTACCCTTCCGATTACTCCAACCATGCCGTTTCCGATGCCTTCTTCTCCGTCACATCTGGCCCTTACACCCTTCTTCACAACTTCAGCTCCTACCTAACTGCTGATGCCCTAAATTTCGCGTATCTAATCCGTGAATACTCCGTAAACGTCTCTACCGGCGGCCTAAACCTCACTTTCATTCCATCAACCACCCATCCCAACTCCTATGCCTTCATTAACGGTATCGAGATTGTATCAATCcccgacttgtttagctcagcaaCACCTTTGCTTGTCGATGGAGATGATGGTCATATTGTTTACACTATCGATCCCGACCAAGCTCTGGAGACAGTTTACCGGCTCAATGTGGGTGGGCAAGCAATTCCCCCCATCGAAGACTCCGGCTTGTTCCGCTCTTGGGACGACGACTCGCCTTACATTTATGGGGCTGCATTTGGTGTGACCTACTCCAATGATCCGAATGTTACCATCACATACCCGACCAGTGTTCCAAGTTACATTGCACCACCGGATGTCTACTCCACAGCAAGATCAATGGGTCCAAACGCacaggtgaacttgaactacaattTAACCTGGATTCTCCCGGTGGATGCTGGCTTCTATTACCTTGTCCGGCTACATTTCTGTGAGATCCAGTATCCGATAGTGAAGATAAACCAGAGAGTCTTTGACGTCTACCTTAATAACCAGACTGCAACAGAAGAAGCTGATGTCATTGGTTGGAGTGGCGGTATCGGTATCCCTGTGTACAGGGACTATGTGGTGATGACAATGGGAAGAGGACAGATGGATCTGTGGGTTGCGCTTCATCCAGATACACTCTCCAAACCGGAGTATTATGATTCCATCTTGAATGGGCTTGAGGTGTTCAAGTTGCAGAACAGTAATAACAGCCTGGCTGGTCTTAATCCAGGAGCACGCTCGCAGTTGTACGTCGATCCTAGAGATGTCAGGAAGGGGAGTGCAAAACACAAGAGTGAAGTTTCTGTTATTGTTGGAGTGATTGGAGCTTTTGCTGTTTTGCTCGCTGTTATTTGCCTGATTGGAATATGCAAATGCCAGAAGAATAAGAAGATGAAGAAAGGGAAGGGTGCAGTTACAAGCAATGGGCCTTATGGTTTGTCGCCTCTCTCCCTCTATGGCAACGCACGTTCAGCTGTGTCGGCCGAGTCTAACCTCTGCCGCTACTTCTCCATTTCAGGGATAAAAGCTGCCACAAGTGACTTTGATGAGTCTACCGTGGGGAGATTGATGGTGGGATCATAA
- the LOC103999718 gene encoding receptor-like protein kinase FERONIA isoform X3 — translation MDLGFLFLDQSWSLMQLRSLLCASVAFSLLAATLVVVAVDNSTYYVPRDDILLNCGASGQASSFDGRSWTGDTGTRYAPSLNGGGSFDALHQDPSVSTVPYSTARVFTSPFTYRFPLSAGRKFIRLHFYPSDYSNHAVSDAFFSVTSGPYTLLHNFSSYLTADALNFAYLIREYSVNVSTGGLNLTFIPSTTHPNSYAFINGIEIVSIPDLFSSATPLLVDGDDGHIVYTIDPDQALETVYRLNVGGQAIPPIEDSGLFRSWDDDSPYIYGAAFGVTYSNDPNVTITYPTSVPSYIAPPDVYSTARSMGPNAQVNLNYNLTWILPVDAGFYYLVRLHFCEIQYPIVKINQRVFDVYLNNQTATEEADVIGWSGGIGIPVYRDYVVMTMGRGQMDLWVALHPDTLSKPEYYDSILNGLEVFKLQNSNNSLAGLNPGARSQLYVDPRDVRKGSAKHKSEVSVIVGVIGAFAVLLAVICLIGICKCQKNKKMKKGKGAVTSNGPYGIKAATSDFDESTVGRLMVGS, via the exons ATGGATTTAGGGTTCCTTTTCCTGGATCAGTCATGGTCTCTGATGCAGCTCCGTTCCCTTCTCTGTGCCTCCGTCGCCTTCTCGCTATTGGCGGCTACTTTGGTCGTCGTTGCTGTCGACAACTCCACCTATTACGTGCCAAGAGACGACATCCTCCTCAACTGCGGCGCCTCCGGCCAGGCATCTAGCTTCGACGGACGATCCTGGACCGGCGACACCGGAACCAGGTACGCCCCCTCCTTGAACGGCGGCGGCAGCTTCGATGCTCTACATCAAGATCCATCAGTCTCCACGGTCCCGTACTCGACCGCTCGGGTCTTCACTTCTCCCTTCACCTACCGCTTCCCTCTCAGCGCCGGCCGGAAATTTATCCGCCTCCATTTCTACCCTTCCGATTACTCCAACCATGCCGTTTCCGATGCCTTCTTCTCCGTCACATCTGGCCCTTACACCCTTCTTCACAACTTCAGCTCCTACCTAACTGCTGATGCCCTAAATTTCGCGTATCTAATCCGTGAATACTCCGTAAACGTCTCTACCGGCGGCCTAAACCTCACTTTCATTCCATCAACCACCCATCCCAACTCCTATGCCTTCATTAACGGTATCGAGATTGTATCAATCcccgacttgtttagctcagcaaCACCTTTGCTTGTCGATGGAGATGATGGTCATATTGTTTACACTATCGATCCCGACCAAGCTCTGGAGACAGTTTACCGGCTCAATGTGGGTGGGCAAGCAATTCCCCCCATCGAAGACTCCGGCTTGTTCCGCTCTTGGGACGACGACTCGCCTTACATTTATGGGGCTGCATTTGGTGTGACCTACTCCAATGATCCGAATGTTACCATCACATACCCGACCAGTGTTCCAAGTTACATTGCACCACCGGATGTCTACTCCACAGCAAGATCAATGGGTCCAAACGCacaggtgaacttgaactacaattTAACCTGGATTCTCCCGGTGGATGCTGGCTTCTATTACCTTGTCCGGCTACATTTCTGTGAGATCCAGTATCCGATAGTGAAGATAAACCAGAGAGTCTTTGACGTCTACCTTAATAACCAGACTGCAACAGAAGAAGCTGATGTCATTGGTTGGAGTGGCGGTATCGGTATCCCTGTGTACAGGGACTATGTGGTGATGACAATGGGAAGAGGACAGATGGATCTGTGGGTTGCGCTTCATCCAGATACACTCTCCAAACCGGAGTATTATGATTCCATCTTGAATGGGCTTGAGGTGTTCAAGTTGCAGAACAGTAATAACAGCCTGGCTGGTCTTAATCCAGGAGCACGCTCGCAGTTGTACGTCGATCCTAGAGATGTCAGGAAGGGGAGTGCAAAACACAAGAGTGAAGTTTCTGTTATTGTTGGAGTGATTGGAGCTTTTGCTGTTTTGCTCGCTGTTATTTGCCTGATTGGAATATGCAAATGCCAGAAGAATAAGAAGATGAAGAAAGGGAAGGGTGCAGTTACAAGCAATGGGCCTTATG GGATAAAAGCTGCCACAAGTGACTTTGATGAGTCTACCGTGGGGAGATTGATGGTGGGATCATAA